One region of Ptiloglossa arizonensis isolate GNS036 chromosome 8, iyPtiAriz1_principal, whole genome shotgun sequence genomic DNA includes:
- the LOC143150711 gene encoding uncharacterized protein LOC143150711, protein MFCVCTADAEQMLRSTMCFSIYRLRKTRLPRVYSETVTRPTKISSIRSTTEENIGKNKRQILIVVDYILLTNSVVWAESRLHSGYSRLYEEHSIMRRFYSTKKMSRENSVTLNSSLCENCIA, encoded by the exons ATGTTCTGCGTTTGCACGGCAGATGCGGAGCAAAtg CTTCGCTCGACGATGTGTTTTTCAATTTACCGGTTAAGGAAAACAAGATTGCCACGTGTGTACAGTGAAACGGTTACACGACCAACGAAGATAAGCAGTATCCGGTCGACGACGGAGGAAAACATCGGAAAAAACAAGCGCCAAATTTTAATCGTTGTCGATTACATTCTGCTGACCAATTCGGTGGTCTGGGCTGAGTCTAGATTACATTCTGGGTATTCAAGATTATACGAAGAACATTCGATTATGCGAAGATTCTATTCGACGAAAAAAATGTCGCGTGAAAATTCTGTTACATTGAACAGTTCGTTGTGTGAAAATTGTATTGCGTGA